A part of Chlamydia ibidis 10-1398/6 genomic DNA contains:
- a CDS encoding glycine cleavage protein H-like protein: MWYSDCHVWIAPIHERVVRLGLTQKMLSNLGNIMHVDLPSVGSKCEEGEPFVILESSKSAIEVLCPVSGEVIEINEELMDNTKLLNNSPEDAGWFVVIELTKDLNTSQFSESC, encoded by the coding sequence ATGTGGTATTCTGATTGTCACGTTTGGATTGCACCAATTCATGAACGAGTTGTACGCTTAGGTCTTACACAAAAGATGCTGTCTAATTTAGGTAACATCATGCATGTTGATTTGCCTTCTGTTGGTTCTAAGTGTGAGGAAGGTGAGCCTTTTGTTATTTTAGAATCTTCCAAATCCGCTATTGAGGTTTTATGTCCTGTTTCTGGGGAAGTCATAGAAATTAATGAAGAACTTATGGACAACACAAAGCTATTAAATAATTCTCCAGAAGATGCGGGCTGGTTTGTAGTTATTGAGTTAACAAAAGATTTGAATACTTCTCAATTTTCTGAGAGTTGTTGA